The following proteins come from a genomic window of Paenibacillus spongiae:
- a CDS encoding DUF5696 domain-containing protein yields the protein MKNRGFRYLAVLSLMIIMLAVSACSSGNEGADQPASALPSGKADNEKPDPSLKALDPSAQVEPRIDGLDPVLENDSLRLYISKATTEIAVLDKQSGQIWRSNPDSSEDKLATPYLKGKLSSQISFIYLTKNGQNKDYDSYNNSIKYNQFDIKPTDKDVTVTYRFGNPEKGIESIPKVVSKERFEERLLKRLEDPADQEQLKVRYKFIEEQNVYERREIPKAVLKKLLALFEKVEYTEEDLSIDNGEGGGEASEEDAANPKFSASIRYTLSGADLVVSVDTSSITEDTPPYRIHTLNVLENFGAAGKQDEGYIFLPDGSGTLISLNNGKKLSQPIMMPVYGEDKAKYVIEKYNTLESNRLPVFGMKKNEAAFLAIIEEGDGLAWLSADIAGRQHEFNTVFSQFIILPKDEVRLSNNEIMYKTPKNTYRGKLQIRYAFMNGEQANYSGMAEAYRSYLENTKGMVKMKEGGDTPFYLELAGSIPKKKNLLGFPYESLVPLTSLQQATDLVDQLNAKQIANIRLNYMGWFNNGLRHEFPSDIDMEGVIGTKKEWKQLGDKLSQSGGGFYPDAAFLQVYQNSSGFSPNKDAAQYISRRYAKIYEFDRAAYFRSDKLMYYLLSPNKLKAEIDGFMSDYKKLNPGSISLRDMGSELYSDFRRKVEVTREGAKQIVTEQVERIHEEVPDIMVAGGNAYTLPYASHVIRVPEKSNEYQLAGESVPFNQMVLHGFVDYAGSPYNLTDDQNIRVNMLRSLETGANVYFSWIYEDPAVLKETTYNYLYSTYYKNWMDDAVQAYEEVNGVLKNVRNQAIVQHEKLSERVYQTTYENGTKISVNYGNEDVSINGVTIKALDYIVEGG from the coding sequence GTGAAAAATCGAGGCTTCAGGTATTTGGCGGTATTATCCCTGATGATTATTATGCTGGCTGTATCGGCTTGCTCGTCGGGAAATGAGGGGGCAGACCAACCCGCATCGGCACTGCCTTCGGGCAAGGCGGATAACGAGAAGCCGGATCCAAGCTTGAAGGCGCTGGATCCCTCCGCGCAGGTGGAGCCGCGTATTGACGGACTGGATCCGGTATTGGAGAACGATTCGCTCCGTCTATACATCAGCAAGGCGACGACGGAGATTGCCGTCTTGGATAAACAAAGCGGGCAAATTTGGCGTTCGAATCCGGACAGCTCCGAGGATAAGCTGGCTACGCCTTATTTGAAAGGGAAGCTGTCTTCCCAAATCTCGTTCATCTACTTAACGAAGAACGGGCAGAACAAGGACTATGACAGCTACAACAACAGCATCAAGTATAATCAGTTCGATATTAAGCCCACGGACAAGGATGTAACCGTCACGTACCGGTTCGGCAACCCGGAGAAGGGCATTGAATCGATCCCGAAGGTTGTCAGCAAGGAAAGGTTCGAGGAGCGATTGCTGAAGCGCCTGGAGGATCCGGCCGATCAGGAACAGCTGAAGGTGCGGTATAAGTTCATTGAAGAGCAGAACGTCTATGAACGTCGGGAAATTCCGAAGGCCGTATTGAAAAAGCTGCTGGCTCTATTCGAGAAAGTCGAATATACCGAAGAGGATTTGTCGATTGATAACGGCGAAGGCGGCGGCGAGGCATCGGAAGAGGATGCCGCGAATCCCAAATTTTCGGCTTCTATCCGGTATACGCTAAGCGGAGCGGATCTAGTGGTCTCCGTCGATACGAGCTCGATTACGGAAGATACGCCTCCCTATCGGATCCATACCCTGAACGTGCTGGAGAACTTCGGGGCTGCCGGCAAACAGGATGAAGGCTATATCTTCTTGCCGGACGGCTCGGGAACGCTGATTTCATTGAATAACGGCAAGAAGCTGTCTCAGCCGATTATGATGCCGGTATACGGGGAAGACAAGGCGAAATACGTCATCGAAAAGTACAATACGCTGGAATCCAATCGTCTGCCTGTATTCGGCATGAAGAAGAATGAAGCAGCGTTCCTTGCGATTATTGAAGAAGGGGACGGACTGGCTTGGCTGTCCGCGGATATTGCGGGAAGACAGCATGAGTTCAATACCGTCTTCAGCCAATTCATTATATTGCCTAAAGACGAAGTCCGTCTTAGCAATAACGAGATTATGTATAAAACGCCAAAGAACACGTACCGCGGCAAGCTTCAGATCCGATATGCCTTCATGAACGGCGAGCAGGCCAATTATTCCGGCATGGCGGAAGCTTACCGTTCTTACTTGGAGAATACCAAAGGCATGGTCAAGATGAAGGAAGGCGGAGATACGCCATTCTATCTTGAGCTTGCCGGTTCCATTCCGAAGAAGAAGAATCTGCTCGGCTTCCCGTATGAATCCCTCGTTCCGCTAACGAGCCTTCAGCAGGCAACCGACCTTGTCGATCAGCTGAATGCCAAACAAATTGCGAACATTCGCCTGAATTACATGGGGTGGTTTAACAACGGGCTCCGCCATGAATTCCCTTCCGATATCGATATGGAAGGCGTCATCGGAACGAAGAAGGAATGGAAGCAGCTGGGGGATAAGCTCAGCCAAAGCGGCGGCGGCTTCTATCCGGATGCGGCGTTCCTTCAGGTCTATCAGAATTCCAGCGGCTTCAGTCCTAACAAAGACGCTGCGCAGTATATTTCACGCCGGTATGCCAAAATTTACGAGTTTGACCGCGCGGCGTACTTCAGAAGCGACAAGCTGATGTATTATCTGCTGTCTCCGAACAAGCTGAAGGCGGAGATCGACGGATTTATGTCCGATTACAAGAAGCTGAATCCGGGCTCGATCTCTTTACGCGATATGGGCTCCGAACTCTATTCCGATTTCCGCCGCAAGGTGGAAGTAACCCGGGAAGGAGCGAAGCAGATCGTAACGGAGCAGGTGGAGCGCATTCATGAAGAGGTGCCGGATATTATGGTGGCAGGCGGCAATGCCTATACGCTTCCTTATGCGTCTCATGTTATCCGCGTACCCGAGAAGAGCAATGAATATCAGCTCGCCGGCGAATCGGTTCCGTTCAACCAGATGGTGCTGCACGGCTTTGTGGATTATGCAGGGTCGCCTTACAATCTTACGGACGACCAGAACATTCGCGTAAACATGCTCCGCTCGCTTGAAACGGGCGCTAACGTCTACTTCAGCTGGATTTATGAAGATCCGGCGGTGCTTAAAGAGACCACGTACAACTATCTGTACTCGACTTACTATAAGAACTGGATGGATGATGCGGTTCAAGCTTACGAAGAAGTCAACGGCGTCCTGAAGAACGTCCGGAATCAAGCGATCGTTCAGCATGAGAAATTATCCGAACGGGTGTATCAAACGACCTATGAGAACGGTACGAAGATCTCGGTCAACTACGGTAACGAAGATGTATCTATTAACGGCGTCACGATTAAGGCACTTGATTATATCGTTGAGGGGGGATAA
- a CDS encoding carbohydrate ABC transporter permease, with protein sequence MAKRRAISLERKKALFGVLFVTPWLLGLILLMAVPFLQSLQFSFSKLTLTPEGYSLKFIGLDNFHHIFFVDAWYVRNLTNAVTTMALNVPLIIFFSLFTATLLSQKFRGRMLARAIIFLPVVLASGVIAKLDSGNFLATLMGAASTDVESNYSGLRSIELEPLLFEAGLSRDIVFYLTGAVDRIYQIISSSGVQILIFLAGLQSISPSLYEAAKIEGATGYEAFWKITFPMISPLILTNVIYSIIDSFYNNSVTQMIQDTAFVNLNFGVSAAMSWVYFLVISIILVISTYLISKRVFYYD encoded by the coding sequence ATGGCTAAGAGACGAGCGATAAGTTTAGAGCGTAAAAAAGCGTTGTTTGGCGTGTTGTTCGTAACCCCCTGGCTGCTTGGCTTGATCTTACTGATGGCCGTTCCGTTTCTTCAATCGCTGCAATTCAGCTTCAGCAAGCTAACGCTTACGCCGGAAGGCTATTCCTTGAAATTTATCGGTCTGGATAACTTTCACCATATTTTCTTTGTAGATGCCTGGTATGTGCGCAATCTGACGAACGCCGTGACGACGATGGCGCTGAACGTGCCGCTCATTATTTTCTTCAGTCTATTCACGGCTACGCTGCTTTCTCAGAAATTCAGAGGGAGGATGCTGGCCCGCGCGATCATCTTCCTGCCGGTCGTGCTGGCATCCGGAGTTATAGCGAAGCTGGACAGCGGCAATTTCTTGGCCACCTTGATGGGCGCCGCGTCTACGGATGTGGAGAGCAACTATTCCGGCTTGCGGAGCATCGAGCTGGAGCCGCTTCTATTCGAAGCGGGGCTCAGCAGAGATATTGTCTTCTATTTAACTGGCGCGGTAGACCGCATCTATCAAATTATTAGTTCGTCGGGCGTGCAAATCCTCATCTTCCTGGCAGGCTTGCAGTCGATTTCGCCATCGCTGTATGAAGCGGCCAAGATTGAAGGAGCGACGGGATACGAAGCCTTCTGGAAAATCACGTTTCCGATGATTTCACCGCTCATCTTAACGAATGTGATCTATTCCATCATCGATTCGTTCTATAACAACAGCGTTACGCAGATGATTCAAGACACGGCCTTCGTCAACTTGAATTTCGGCGTCAGTGCGGCGATGTCCTGGGTTTACTTTTTAGTCATATCGATCATTCTGGTCATCTCCACGTATCTGATCTCGAAACGGGTGTTCTACTATGACTAA
- a CDS encoding carbohydrate ABC transporter permease encodes MKASLKTNGRISASAALQAVTRWYESYNPVDKVKHWLWIIIRAILLIGICFIILYPIITKVSLAFRDKQDMFDSTVVWLPRNFTLDNIKLIFGYLNYTEAVTNTFFLSLTTSVLQLISCALAGYGFARLKFRGSGILFGVVIFTIVVPPQTIMVPTYLHYRFFDVFGLYGLFTGEPGVNLLESFWPFFISSALAMGLKNGLYIFIFRQFFRSLPKDLEEAAYVDGAGILKTFWRVMLPNAVPAIATVMLFSFIWQWNDSYFVNIFAPNTTLLSRMLDLLPGAIRPEYVGGISHTSLYLNTGTLMGILPIFILYLFAQRYFVESVERTGLVG; translated from the coding sequence ATGAAAGCATCTCTTAAGACAAACGGCCGCATTTCTGCTTCCGCTGCACTGCAAGCGGTCACGAGGTGGTATGAAAGCTATAATCCCGTCGATAAGGTGAAGCATTGGCTGTGGATTATTATCCGTGCCATTCTCTTGATCGGGATCTGCTTTATTATTCTGTACCCGATCATAACGAAGGTCTCCCTTGCGTTCCGGGATAAGCAAGATATGTTCGATTCGACGGTCGTGTGGCTGCCGCGGAATTTCACATTGGACAATATCAAGCTCATCTTCGGCTACCTGAATTACACCGAGGCGGTAACGAATACCTTCTTCTTAAGCTTGACGACCTCCGTCCTTCAATTGATCTCATGCGCGCTGGCCGGTTACGGCTTCGCCAGATTAAAATTCCGCGGCAGCGGCATTCTGTTCGGAGTCGTAATCTTCACGATCGTCGTTCCGCCGCAGACGATTATGGTGCCGACCTACCTGCATTACCGGTTCTTCGACGTGTTTGGCCTGTACGGGTTGTTTACAGGCGAGCCAGGGGTGAATTTGCTGGAAAGCTTCTGGCCGTTCTTCATTTCGTCCGCGCTGGCGATGGGGCTCAAGAACGGGCTCTACATCTTCATCTTCCGCCAGTTTTTCCGGTCGCTTCCGAAGGACTTGGAAGAGGCCGCCTATGTGGACGGTGCGGGCATTCTGAAGACGTTCTGGAGAGTCATGCTGCCCAATGCGGTTCCGGCCATCGCGACGGTCATGCTGTTCTCTTTCATCTGGCAGTGGAATGACAGTTATTTCGTCAATATTTTCGCGCCGAATACGACGCTGTTGTCCCGGATGCTCGATCTTCTGCCGGGCGCCATACGGCCGGAGTATGTCGGAGGCATCTCCCATACCTCGTTATATTTGAATACGGGAACACTGATGGGCATCTTACCGATCTTCATACTTTACTTATTCGCACAAAGGTATTTTGTCGAGAGTGTGGAGCGTACGGGGCTGGTGGGTTGA
- a CDS encoding N-acetylmannosamine-6-phosphate 2-epimerase, with translation MDDVIARLKNGFIVSCQALENEPLHGASIMAAMARAAEEGGAAGIRANSPADISAIKDKCSLPVIGLYKKHYPDSDVYITPTIREVSDVVSAGADMVAIDSTFMSRPRNEKLEQLIAEIRKSFPQTLIMADISTFEEGVMAMELGADVVSTTMSGYTPHSPQIATPDYELVGKLAALARVPVFAEGRIWSLEECLRCYQMGAHAVVVGTAITRPQEIVKRFVTNIQAKMLES, from the coding sequence ATGGACGATGTCATCGCGCGCTTAAAGAATGGATTCATCGTATCCTGTCAGGCATTGGAGAACGAGCCGCTGCATGGCGCATCGATCATGGCGGCTATGGCACGGGCCGCGGAGGAAGGCGGTGCGGCGGGAATACGGGCGAACAGCCCGGCGGATATTTCGGCGATCAAGGACAAATGCTCCCTGCCGGTCATCGGGCTGTACAAGAAGCATTACCCTGACAGCGACGTCTACATTACGCCAACGATTCGCGAGGTCAGCGACGTCGTATCGGCGGGGGCGGATATGGTGGCGATCGACAGCACCTTCATGTCCAGACCCCGGAATGAAAAGCTGGAGCAGCTGATCGCGGAAATACGGAAGAGCTTCCCGCAGACGCTGATTATGGCCGATATATCGACCTTCGAGGAAGGGGTGATGGCGATGGAGCTGGGGGCCGATGTCGTGTCGACAACGATGTCGGGCTATACGCCCCATAGTCCGCAAATCGCCACGCCCGACTATGAGCTGGTCGGAAAGCTAGCCGCGCTAGCGCGCGTGCCTGTTTTTGCGGAAGGTCGGATCTGGTCGCTCGAGGAATGTCTCCGCTGCTATCAGATGGGCGCACATGCGGTTGTGGTCGGTACGGCCATTACGAGACCGCAGGAGATTGTCAAGCGCTTCGTAACCAATATCCAGGCAAAGATGCTGGAGTCGTAA
- a CDS encoding DUF4855 domain-containing protein yields MEYSQESRYLRPGEHTAGIRNLMLFYNGHYESHAGIWKKDDFVPYISYVDESGRPREWFFDGALFLAKWSFAFRGYEGYPVGDERSNNLEDWRWYLDKTFGEAGDLAELNKAVEDVAVQLNDPGYKMKVVIMIPYPDPSQHEFGELAGSGPLSFDYRRVAPEEAHRNKQLALKWYVGQLLKRWDEADLPRLELSALYWMNEAVHQSVPQEEELIGWTRDLIHDAGLKFFWIPYFNAENYGKWKELGFDAAVLQPNHFFTETGADRIQVTADMAAKAGMGLEMEVDYRVFGEDGAFRGKYLNYLNGGVEYGFAGDVFRGYYQDVKLLAAAAYNEDPAKRAIYDMTYRFVKGTYVSTNS; encoded by the coding sequence GTGGAATATAGCCAAGAAAGTCGTTATTTGCGGCCTGGGGAGCATACCGCCGGGATACGCAACCTGATGCTTTTTTATAATGGCCATTATGAAAGTCATGCCGGCATATGGAAGAAAGACGATTTTGTACCCTATATTAGCTATGTCGATGAAAGCGGACGGCCTCGGGAATGGTTTTTCGACGGAGCGCTGTTTCTGGCCAAGTGGTCCTTCGCGTTCCGCGGGTATGAAGGGTACCCCGTTGGGGACGAACGCTCGAACAACCTGGAGGACTGGCGGTGGTACTTGGACAAAACGTTCGGCGAAGCCGGAGACCTGGCGGAATTGAACAAAGCCGTCGAGGACGTTGCCGTACAGCTGAACGATCCTGGCTACAAGATGAAGGTCGTCATTATGATCCCGTATCCCGATCCCAGCCAGCACGAGTTCGGCGAGCTTGCGGGAAGCGGTCCGCTCAGCTTCGACTACCGGCGGGTTGCTCCCGAAGAGGCGCACCGCAATAAGCAATTGGCCTTGAAGTGGTACGTCGGCCAATTGCTGAAGCGCTGGGACGAAGCCGATCTGCCTCGTCTGGAGCTCTCCGCTCTGTATTGGATGAACGAGGCGGTTCACCAATCCGTGCCGCAGGAAGAAGAGCTGATCGGATGGACGAGAGACCTTATCCATGATGCAGGCCTGAAGTTTTTCTGGATTCCTTACTTCAACGCCGAGAATTATGGGAAGTGGAAGGAGCTCGGCTTCGATGCGGCTGTCCTGCAGCCGAACCACTTCTTCACGGAAACGGGTGCAGACCGGATTCAAGTCACGGCCGATATGGCCGCTAAGGCCGGCATGGGCTTGGAAATGGAAGTCGATTACCGGGTGTTCGGGGAGGACGGGGCATTCCGCGGCAAATACCTCAATTACTTGAATGGCGGGGTGGAATACGGATTTGCGGGCGACGTGTTCCGGGGGTATTACCAGGATGTGAAGCTGCTTGCAGCCGCGGCGTATAACGAGGATCCGGCGAAGAGAGCGATTTATGACATGACCTATAGATTTGTGAAAGGTACCTATGTAAGCACGAATAGTTAA
- a CDS encoding MBL fold metallo-hydrolase — protein sequence MERKKTSGAGRMILEKRQRSPLLPDFNLFSLIQRNPGTTAIGRSFCLASGLLYQLTALIKDGLNVREGGERVKLHFLGTAAAEGFPAMFCRCEHCMKARQAGGRDIRTRSSVIIDDILKVDFPPDTLHHVLRDGIDLGLVEDLFITHTHLDHLRAEDLAMRLPVYAHGLDHPLRIYGHDAAVRKCREAFGRPDASRIRLSRIVPFQTVDTGTAKVTALPANHDPDETCLLFFIEKDGKRLFYGHDTGLLPEETWAWLEQTTLDAVILDCTNGNLPFTGGHLNIEAVIGIRNRLRDKGVLAKDATVIATHFSHNIGLLYNDLTNIFDPEQILVAYDGMILNV from the coding sequence TTGGAACGAAAGAAGACGAGCGGAGCAGGAAGAATGATTCTGGAGAAGCGTCAGCGGTCGCCTTTGTTACCGGATTTCAACCTGTTCTCGTTGATTCAAAGAAATCCGGGAACAACAGCGATCGGAAGATCATTCTGCCTGGCCAGCGGGTTGTTGTATCAACTGACGGCTTTAATCAAGGATGGCTTGAATGTCCGCGAAGGAGGAGAAAGGGTGAAGCTGCATTTTCTAGGAACGGCCGCGGCGGAAGGATTTCCTGCCATGTTCTGCCGCTGCGAGCACTGCATGAAGGCACGCCAAGCGGGCGGGAGAGATATTCGGACCCGGAGCTCGGTCATTATTGACGATATCTTGAAGGTGGACTTTCCGCCGGATACGCTTCATCATGTGCTGCGAGACGGAATCGATCTCGGGCTTGTCGAGGATCTGTTTATTACCCACACCCATCTGGATCACCTTCGGGCCGAGGATCTGGCCATGCGGCTGCCGGTCTACGCTCACGGGCTGGATCATCCGCTGCGTATTTACGGCCATGACGCCGCGGTGCGCAAATGCCGGGAGGCGTTCGGCAGACCGGATGCGTCGAGAATCCGGCTCAGCCGGATCGTTCCGTTCCAAACGGTCGATACCGGTACGGCCAAGGTGACGGCGCTGCCTGCTAATCATGACCCGGACGAAACCTGCCTGCTGTTCTTCATAGAAAAGGACGGGAAGCGGTTATTTTATGGCCATGATACGGGCCTTCTGCCGGAAGAGACTTGGGCTTGGCTGGAGCAGACAACCTTGGATGCGGTCATCTTGGACTGCACGAACGGCAATTTGCCGTTTACCGGCGGCCACCTGAATATTGAAGCGGTGATTGGCATACGCAATAGGCTGCGGGATAAAGGTGTGCTTGCGAAGGATGCAACGGTCATCGCTACTCATTTCTCCCACAATATCGGTCTGCTGTACAATGACCTGACGAATATTTTTGATCCGGAACAAATTCTGGTTGCTTATGACGGCATGATTCTAAACGTGTAA
- a CDS encoding DUF4434 domain-containing protein, which produces MALIPPLSLSGTFLQPYLGGNWSEKQWDDEFRYMKEIGMHQLILQWSADSQHFTAAYPTSLPGFKHQMKADVVEEALKRGGRYGFEIYVGLHLNHDWFGKYTSDPAWLDHEADLASALARDLWSKYGHYASFTGWYLSFEPDNVNQPEVSDWDQSIAFYRKVGGVMKSLTPDKPIMVAPFFVDGAGQTPKQWGTMWTYILTHSPIDIVNLQDGVGAAHSLPEHLPAWFSATKEALERLDRPVALWSDTETFRTVNGKFAPVEFAPVYECMELVAPFISNITCFSFNHYVSPQQVDPIYYESYKRVLQAGGRSK; this is translated from the coding sequence ATGGCATTGATTCCCCCTTTATCCCTTTCGGGAACGTTCCTGCAGCCCTATCTGGGCGGAAATTGGTCGGAGAAGCAGTGGGATGATGAATTTCGGTACATGAAAGAGATCGGCATGCATCAGCTTATTTTGCAGTGGTCGGCGGACAGTCAGCATTTTACCGCCGCGTATCCGACTTCTCTTCCGGGATTCAAGCATCAGATGAAGGCGGATGTTGTTGAGGAGGCGCTGAAGCGCGGCGGCCGATACGGATTCGAGATCTATGTCGGCTTGCATCTGAACCATGATTGGTTCGGCAAATATACGAGCGACCCGGCATGGTTGGATCATGAGGCGGATCTTGCCAGCGCATTGGCACGCGATCTGTGGAGCAAGTACGGACACTATGCTTCTTTTACCGGATGGTATTTAAGCTTCGAGCCCGACAACGTGAACCAACCGGAAGTGAGCGATTGGGATCAATCCATTGCTTTTTACCGGAAGGTTGGCGGCGTCATGAAGTCTCTTACACCGGATAAACCGATCATGGTTGCTCCGTTCTTCGTGGATGGGGCCGGTCAAACACCGAAGCAGTGGGGGACGATGTGGACGTATATTTTGACCCACAGCCCAATCGACATTGTGAATCTGCAGGATGGGGTTGGAGCGGCTCACTCGCTGCCGGAACACTTGCCGGCATGGTTCTCGGCCACCAAGGAAGCGCTTGAGCGGCTGGACCGGCCAGTAGCACTGTGGAGCGATACGGAAACCTTCCGTACCGTGAACGGAAAGTTCGCTCCCGTAGAATTTGCGCCAGTGTACGAATGCATGGAGCTGGTGGCGCCGTTCATCAGCAACATCACTTGCTTCAGCTTTAATCACTACGTGAGCCCGCAGCAAGTCGACCCGATATACTACGAAAGCTACAAGCGAGTGCTGCAAGCCGGCGGACGAAGCAAGTAG
- a CDS encoding helix-turn-helix domain-containing protein, which yields MTETIGERIKRIRLSKGKSLSELAESAEVAKSYLSNVERGIQSNPSIQFIEKIAATLNISPNALLFDNAADQELDSEWQQLVLDAMASGISKSQFKEFLEFQRWKKTQE from the coding sequence ATGACGGAGACGATCGGGGAACGTATTAAGCGAATTCGCTTAAGCAAAGGAAAATCTCTTTCCGAGTTAGCGGAATCCGCTGAAGTCGCGAAATCCTATTTAAGCAATGTCGAGAGGGGCATTCAAAGCAACCCCTCCATTCAATTTATCGAGAAGATTGCTGCTACGCTGAATATATCGCCCAATGCGCTGCTGTTTGACAACGCTGCCGACCAGGAGTTGGATTCGGAATGGCAGCAGCTTGTGCTGGATGCGATGGCATCGGGCATCAGCAAGAGTCAATTCAAGGAGTTTCTGGAGTTTCAGCGATGGAAGAAAACGCAAGAATAA
- a CDS encoding anti-repressor SinI family protein encodes MENSIGVVRALDPEWQELISMARKQGLSVEEIRSFLWQGEKRDSHMEFEKRDSHMEFEADHVVQFMGS; translated from the coding sequence ATGGAAAACTCAATCGGAGTAGTGCGTGCATTAGACCCTGAATGGCAGGAATTAATATCGATGGCCCGCAAGCAGGGGTTATCCGTTGAAGAAATACGGTCGTTCTTGTGGCAGGGCGAGAAGCGGGACAGCCATATGGAATTCGAGAAGCGGGACAGCCATATGGAGTTTGAGGCTGATCACGTTGTTCAGTTCATGGGCAGTTGA